In Nitrospira sp., a single genomic region encodes these proteins:
- the plsY gene encoding glycerol-3-phosphate 1-O-acyltransferase PlsY: MAEEFLCALMTAFGYVLGAIPFGVVVSQTLSLPDPRTAGSKNVGFTNVLRVSGAKAGILTLLGDMGKGWVMGWSAMQWLTVESYIMVVALSPILGHLVSPFLNFKGGKGVATALGSVLGLSPSMGTLLLLIWLGAVAIWRYSSGGALAAFGVFPVVAIVNEQRQEFLIFAIVVSALIWVKHKDNIIRLWRGTESKIGEKKATA; the protein is encoded by the coding sequence ATGGCAGAAGAATTCCTCTGTGCGTTGATGACAGCGTTCGGCTACGTGCTGGGCGCCATTCCGTTCGGTGTGGTGGTGTCTCAGACGCTTTCGTTGCCTGATCCCCGCACGGCGGGAAGCAAGAATGTGGGATTCACAAACGTCCTGCGTGTCTCCGGCGCGAAGGCCGGCATTCTCACGCTTCTGGGGGATATGGGAAAAGGTTGGGTGATGGGATGGAGCGCGATGCAGTGGCTGACCGTGGAATCCTACATCATGGTCGTAGCCCTGTCCCCGATTCTCGGTCATCTGGTCTCGCCCTTTCTCAATTTCAAGGGCGGCAAGGGCGTGGCGACGGCCTTGGGGTCGGTGCTGGGTCTGTCACCCTCAATGGGAACCTTGTTGTTGCTGATCTGGCTCGGAGCGGTGGCGATCTGGCGCTATTCCTCCGGCGGTGCGCTGGCTGCGTTCGGCGTGTTTCCGGTGGTGGCAATCGTCAACGAGCAGCGACAAGAGTTTCTCATCTTTGCCATCGTCGTCAGCGCGCTTATCTGGGTCAAGCACAAGGACAATATCATTAGGCTGTGGAGGGGAACCGAAAGCAAGATCGGTGAAAAGAAGGCCACAGCCTAG
- a CDS encoding CTP synthase — MSKFIFVTGGVVSSLGKGLASASIGNLLESRGLKITFLKLDPYINVDPGTMNPYQHGEVFVTDDGAETDLDLGHYERYTSLTLNKENNYTTGRIYNSVITKERRGDYLGGTVQVVPHVTDEIKQCIMRISKGMDVTIVEIGGTVGDIESLPFLEAIRQMPYDVGRENVLYVHLTLVPYIGAAGELKTKPTQHSVNKLREIGIQPNILLCRTDRYLPPELKGKIAMFCNVEKDAVITAKDVETIYEVPIVFRKEGLDELIVKQLKLETGPPNLREWDAMVQKIKHPKHEVSVALVGKYAGLKECYKSLAEALMHGGIDHETKVNIDWIESEDIERQGTERILREADGILIPGGFGSRGIEGKITTIRYARERHIPFLGLCLGMQCATIEFARHVAGLAGANSAEFDERATHPVIHLMSDQQSVSDKGGTMRLGAYLCKLSEGTLAQKMYGVGEVTERHRHRYEFNNAYREQLTAKGLVLSGVSPDGRLVEIVELKNHPWFLATQFHPEYNSRPHRPHPLFSGFVGAAVRGKLGH, encoded by the coding sequence ATGAGCAAATTCATCTTCGTCACCGGCGGTGTCGTCTCCTCTCTCGGCAAGGGGTTGGCTTCGGCGTCGATCGGCAATCTGCTGGAAAGCCGCGGCCTCAAGATCACCTTTTTGAAGCTCGATCCCTACATCAACGTCGATCCGGGAACCATGAACCCCTATCAGCACGGCGAAGTGTTCGTGACCGACGACGGCGCCGAAACCGATCTGGATCTCGGCCACTACGAGCGATACACCTCGCTGACGTTGAATAAGGAGAACAACTACACGACCGGGCGCATCTACAATTCCGTCATCACCAAGGAACGGCGGGGCGACTATCTCGGCGGGACGGTGCAAGTCGTTCCGCACGTCACGGATGAGATCAAGCAGTGCATCATGCGCATCTCGAAGGGCATGGATGTGACGATCGTCGAGATCGGCGGCACGGTCGGAGACATCGAAAGCCTGCCGTTTCTCGAGGCCATTCGCCAGATGCCGTACGACGTCGGCCGAGAAAACGTCCTGTACGTGCATCTCACGCTGGTGCCGTACATCGGAGCGGCCGGAGAGCTGAAGACGAAGCCGACCCAGCATTCGGTCAACAAGCTGCGGGAGATCGGTATCCAGCCCAACATCCTGCTCTGCCGAACCGACCGCTACTTGCCGCCCGAGCTCAAGGGCAAGATTGCGATGTTCTGCAACGTCGAAAAGGATGCGGTGATCACGGCGAAGGACGTCGAGACGATTTACGAAGTGCCGATCGTTTTCCGAAAGGAAGGATTGGACGAATTGATCGTGAAGCAGCTCAAACTGGAAACCGGCCCGCCGAATCTTCGCGAATGGGACGCCATGGTGCAGAAGATCAAGCATCCCAAGCATGAAGTATCCGTTGCGCTCGTCGGGAAGTACGCCGGATTGAAAGAGTGTTACAAGAGCCTGGCCGAAGCGCTGATGCACGGAGGGATCGACCACGAAACCAAAGTCAACATCGACTGGATCGAGTCGGAGGACATTGAGCGGCAAGGAACCGAACGTATCTTGCGTGAAGCGGACGGCATTCTCATTCCGGGCGGATTCGGCTCCCGTGGAATTGAAGGAAAGATCACCACGATCCGCTACGCGCGGGAACGACACATTCCGTTTTTGGGGCTCTGTTTGGGCATGCAGTGCGCCACGATCGAGTTTGCGCGCCATGTTGCCGGACTGGCCGGCGCGAACAGCGCGGAATTCGACGAGCGGGCCACGCATCCGGTGATCCATCTGATGTCGGACCAACAATCGGTCAGCGACAAGGGGGGCACGATGCGGTTGGGCGCCTATCTGTGTAAGCTGAGCGAAGGGACGCTCGCGCAGAAGATGTACGGCGTCGGCGAAGTCACCGAGCGTCATCGCCATCGATACGAGTTCAACAACGCGTATCGTGAACAATTGACGGCCAAGGGGTTGGTGTTGAGCGGGGTCTCGCCGGACGGCCGTCTAGTGGAGATCGTCGAACTGAAGAACCATCCATGGTTTCTTGCCACGCAGTTTCATCCTGAATACAACTCTCGTCCGCACCGGCCCCACCCCCTGTTCAGCGGATTTGTCGGGGCTGCGGTGCGTGGCAAGTTGGGACACTAA
- the lepB gene encoding signal peptidase I yields the protein MEPNRPGTEDLVSPVRETTQDAGNSASLAEQAAMVQPARKSVFREYAEAIVVAMLLAFAIRVFVVQAFKIPSGSMIPTLLIGDHILVSKLSYGIQWPSQCKFQWGFPPINCYASHAIVEFGKPQRGDIIVFRFPEDEEKDFIKRIVGIPGDQVQVKNKVVLVNGVSLDDKTFTQRIDPGIIDGTINPRDNFGPVTVPEGSYFVMGDNRDQSLDSRFWGYVREEKIRGKAFRIYWSWSGHGQWTEWVRWERFAKAIQ from the coding sequence ATGGAACCAAACAGACCGGGCACGGAGGATCTTGTCTCTCCCGTCCGGGAGACGACGCAGGATGCCGGCAACTCGGCGTCGTTGGCGGAACAGGCCGCCATGGTCCAGCCTGCCAGAAAGTCCGTCTTTCGGGAGTATGCCGAGGCGATCGTCGTGGCGATGCTCTTGGCCTTTGCCATCCGGGTGTTCGTCGTACAGGCGTTCAAGATCCCCTCCGGTTCGATGATCCCCACCCTGCTGATCGGCGATCACATCCTCGTCAGCAAGCTGTCTTATGGAATTCAATGGCCGAGTCAGTGCAAGTTTCAATGGGGATTTCCGCCGATCAACTGTTATGCGTCCCATGCCATCGTCGAGTTCGGGAAGCCGCAGCGAGGCGACATCATCGTGTTTCGCTTCCCCGAGGATGAAGAAAAGGATTTCATCAAGCGGATCGTCGGCATCCCGGGTGATCAGGTGCAGGTGAAGAACAAGGTCGTGTTGGTCAACGGAGTGTCGCTGGACGACAAGACGTTTACGCAGCGCATCGACCCCGGCATTATCGACGGGACCATCAACCCGCGGGATAACTTCGGTCCCGTGACGGTGCCCGAGGGGTCATATTTCGTCATGGGTGACAATCGCGACCAGAGTCTCGACAGCCGGTTTTGGGGCTACGTGCGGGAAGAAAAGATCCGCGGCAAGGCATTTCGGATCTATTGGTCATGGAGCGGTCATGGACAGTGGACGGAATGGGTTCGATGGGAGCGGTTCGCCAAGGCTATCCAATGA
- the rfaE1 gene encoding D-glycero-beta-D-manno-heptose-7-phosphate kinase — MVKSETSRRTEGISNAVLRRYIERFPQASILVIGDLILDHYIWGRVSRISPEAPVPVVHVESESVRLGGAANVFNNILALGGKADLCGAIGPDETGRKLLKELSAKRSSRGGVVIDHDRPTTRKSRVIAHNQQVVRYDLERRGELKPALQKRILRYVESRLRELSCLVVSDYCKGVVTATLMSELTKLAALRQIPIIVDPKVEHFSYYKGVTVITPNHLEATQAAGLHGDDDQVIQEAGSIIRQRLGCRSVLVTRGDRGMSLFEADGVSWHIPTRARQVYDVTGAGDTVVGTMALALSTGASMREAALLANQAAGVVVGMVGTATVGAKQLTEALEA, encoded by the coding sequence ATGGTGAAATCTGAAACTTCGAGACGGACGGAGGGGATATCTAACGCCGTCCTTCGTCGTTATATCGAGAGATTCCCTCAGGCGTCGATCCTGGTCATCGGCGATCTGATTCTGGATCATTACATCTGGGGGCGTGTCAGCCGTATTTCTCCGGAGGCGCCGGTGCCGGTGGTGCATGTGGAATCCGAGTCCGTGAGACTCGGCGGAGCCGCCAACGTATTCAATAATATTCTGGCGCTCGGGGGCAAGGCGGACCTGTGCGGCGCGATCGGTCCGGATGAGACGGGCCGGAAGTTGCTGAAGGAATTGAGTGCGAAGCGCTCAAGCCGGGGTGGAGTCGTCATCGATCACGATCGGCCGACCACCAGAAAATCCCGTGTCATTGCGCACAACCAGCAGGTCGTCCGCTATGATTTGGAGCGGCGGGGCGAATTGAAACCGGCGTTGCAGAAGCGCATTCTCCGGTATGTCGAATCCCGTCTGCGCGAGCTGTCCTGCTTGGTGGTGTCCGATTACTGCAAAGGCGTCGTGACCGCGACGTTGATGTCCGAACTGACCAAGCTCGCGGCCCTCCGGCAGATTCCGATCATCGTCGATCCGAAAGTCGAGCACTTCAGTTATTACAAGGGCGTCACGGTGATCACGCCGAACCACCTCGAAGCCACGCAGGCCGCCGGCTTGCACGGCGACGATGATCAGGTCATCCAGGAGGCCGGATCGATCATCCGTCAACGGCTCGGATGCCGGTCCGTTCTGGTGACGCGAGGCGACCGCGGCATGAGCCTGTTCGAAGCCGACGGAGTATCGTGGCACATTCCGACCAGGGCTCGGCAGGTCTATGACGTCACCGGAGCCGGCGATACGGTGGTCGGCACCATGGCGCTTGCGCTGTCGACCGGCGCCTCGATGCGCGAAGCCGCGTTGTTGGCCAATCAGGCTGCCGGTGTCGTCGTCGGCATGGTCGGCACGGCGACGGTCGGCGCGAAGCAATTGACGGAGGCATTGGAGGCATGA
- a CDS encoding KpsF/GutQ family sugar-phosphate isomerase: MRRNKTRKVSRPSRPSVFAKRSGGSLHEGKRVLRIEARAVEALVDRLDDRFVRAVDLLYGCKGKVVVSGMGKSGLVGQKIAATMASTGTPAFFLHPAEGLHGDLGMVGRHDVLVAISNSGEAQELLQLLPYMERMGIPVAAMTGRPASTLAKHSDLVLDVSVSEEACPLGLAPTASTTATLALGDALALALLQKRGFQEKDYAQFHPGGALGRRLLVRVKDLMHAGQDVPTVEESVTGTTAMLEMTAKKLGMTTVVDRTGALSGVITDGDLRRFIQRGGDFLKATASELASRNPKSIGPDNLAAKAVEMMERHSITTLVVTEGARKIVGVIHLHDLLKHGIV; the protein is encoded by the coding sequence ATGCGACGCAACAAGACCCGCAAAGTGAGCCGTCCTTCGCGACCGTCCGTGTTCGCCAAGCGGTCGGGCGGCAGTCTCCACGAAGGTAAACGTGTGCTCAGAATTGAGGCGCGCGCGGTTGAAGCGTTGGTCGATCGCTTGGACGATCGATTCGTGCGGGCCGTCGATTTGCTGTATGGCTGTAAGGGGAAAGTCGTCGTATCCGGTATGGGGAAGTCCGGCCTCGTGGGCCAGAAGATTGCCGCGACCATGGCCAGCACCGGCACTCCCGCATTCTTTCTTCATCCGGCAGAGGGTCTTCACGGCGACCTGGGCATGGTCGGCCGACATGATGTCCTCGTGGCCATCTCGAACAGCGGAGAGGCGCAAGAACTTCTCCAATTGCTGCCCTACATGGAACGTATGGGTATTCCCGTCGCCGCAATGACGGGCCGGCCGGCTTCGACGTTGGCCAAACACAGCGATTTGGTGTTGGATGTTTCAGTATCCGAAGAGGCTTGTCCGTTGGGCCTGGCGCCGACCGCCAGTACGACGGCCACCTTGGCGCTGGGCGATGCCTTGGCCCTCGCGTTGCTGCAAAAGCGGGGGTTCCAGGAGAAAGATTACGCGCAGTTCCATCCGGGCGGCGCGCTCGGCCGACGTTTGCTCGTTCGCGTCAAAGATCTTATGCACGCTGGCCAGGATGTACCCACAGTGGAGGAGTCCGTCACAGGCACGACGGCCATGCTGGAAATGACGGCCAAGAAGCTTGGGATGACCACGGTGGTCGATCGAACCGGTGCGCTGAGCGGAGTCATCACGGACGGCGATTTGCGGAGATTCATTCAACGAGGCGGAGACTTCCTGAAGGCTACGGCAAGCGAACTGGCTTCCAGAAATCCGAAATCGATCGGGCCGGACAATCTGGCGGCTAAGGCGGTGGAGATGATGGAGCGACATTCGATTACGACCTTGGTCGTGACCGAAGGCGCCAGAAAGATCGTCGGCGTGATTCATTTGCATGATTTGTTGAAGCACGGCATTGTATAG
- the kdsB gene encoding 3-deoxy-manno-octulosonate cytidylyltransferase, giving the protein MTGVKPQVLVVIPARYGSSRFPGKPLVMLGRKSLIQLVYEQAASCRSVKEVLVATDDERIRDAVERFGGRAVMVAGDYRTGTDRVAAVARTVPGEYFVNLQGDEIPATPALLEDLIEPFLGCDAEMGTLKRAMDTEHVIENPAVVKVVTDSQGYALYFSRAPIPLVRDGIRGQVVSRLHYLHLGLYIYRREALLRFAGWPTSQLEDAEKLEQLRALQQGMRIRVWETSHLSLRVDTPEDAVGVADKLKQYESQKQDLPVGKTVSAR; this is encoded by the coding sequence ATGACCGGCGTGAAGCCTCAAGTCCTGGTCGTCATTCCCGCGCGCTATGGCTCGTCCCGCTTTCCTGGAAAGCCGCTGGTCATGTTGGGACGAAAATCCTTGATTCAGCTCGTCTACGAGCAAGCCGCCTCTTGCCGCTCGGTCAAGGAGGTGCTGGTTGCGACGGACGATGAACGGATCCGAGACGCGGTGGAGCGATTCGGCGGCCGGGCGGTCATGGTCGCTGGCGACTATCGGACCGGCACGGATCGGGTGGCGGCCGTGGCGCGGACCGTGCCGGGTGAATACTTCGTCAATTTGCAGGGAGACGAAATTCCCGCGACTCCGGCGCTTCTCGAAGATTTGATCGAGCCCTTTCTCGGGTGCGATGCGGAGATGGGCACGTTGAAGCGAGCGATGGACACGGAGCATGTGATCGAGAATCCGGCGGTCGTGAAGGTGGTGACGGATTCGCAGGGCTATGCCTTGTATTTCTCCAGGGCGCCGATCCCGCTTGTCCGCGACGGTATCCGCGGGCAAGTCGTGAGCCGGTTGCATTACCTGCATCTCGGTCTATACATCTACCGACGCGAGGCGCTGTTGCGATTTGCCGGGTGGCCGACGAGCCAGCTGGAGGACGCCGAAAAGCTCGAACAGCTGCGCGCTCTTCAACAAGGGATGCGGATTCGCGTGTGGGAGACGTCGCATCTTTCGCTCCGAGTGGATACGCCAGAGGATGCCGTAGGGGTCGCGGATAAGCTGAAGCAGTACGAGTCACAGAAACAGGATTTGCCGGTCGGGAAGACGGTGTCGGCGCGATGA
- the lepA gene encoding translation elongation factor 4, whose product MQSLIRNFSIIAHIDHGKSTLADRFLEATGAVTAREAKDQILDAMDLERERGITIKAHAVAIKYRAKDGRTYSLHLIDTPGHVDFTYEVSRSLAACEGALLLVDATQGVQAQTIANVNLAMANRLTIIPVINKIDLASADVENTKHSISEVLMLESNDALPISAKEGRGVPEVLEAVIERIPPPSGDPAAPLKALIFDSWFDNYQGVIVLTRIVDGTVRPGMKIKVMSNDRTFEVMEVGHFTPKRTKKSELLTGEVGYLCANMKEVADVKIGDTLTDAIQPTSEPFPGYKEVKPLVFCGLYSTDTSKYEDLRDALLKLRLNDSSFVYEPETSLALGFGFRCGFLGLLHMEIIQERLEREYGLTLITTAPTVVYRVTTTKGEMLEIDNPAELPPPNSIQSFEEPFILATVITPERYMGAILQLCQERRGIQRSIHFLDPTRVMISYELPLNEVILDFYDKLKSRTQGYASLDYELLGYRESDLVKLDILLNGEAVDALSFITHRDRSYPRGRQLAEKMKELIPRQMFEIAIQAAIGNKIIARETIGAMKKNVTAKCYGGDITRKRKLLEKQKEGKKRMKAVGSVEVPQEAFLAILKVGDE is encoded by the coding sequence TTGCAAAGCCTTATACGCAATTTCTCAATTATCGCCCATATCGATCACGGCAAATCGACCCTCGCTGACAGGTTCTTAGAAGCTACTGGCGCCGTTACTGCCCGGGAAGCCAAGGATCAGATCCTGGATGCCATGGATCTGGAGCGCGAGCGGGGCATTACGATCAAGGCTCATGCCGTGGCGATCAAGTATCGCGCCAAGGACGGCCGGACCTACTCGCTGCACTTGATCGACACGCCGGGGCACGTCGACTTCACCTACGAGGTTTCTAGAAGCCTTGCCGCCTGTGAAGGAGCGCTCTTGCTCGTCGATGCGACCCAGGGAGTTCAGGCCCAGACGATCGCCAATGTTAACCTGGCAATGGCCAACAGGCTGACCATTATCCCGGTCATCAACAAGATCGATCTGGCCAGCGCCGATGTCGAGAATACGAAGCACTCGATTTCCGAAGTGCTGATGCTCGAGTCGAACGATGCGTTGCCGATCAGCGCCAAGGAAGGTCGCGGGGTACCCGAAGTCCTGGAAGCCGTCATCGAACGGATCCCTCCGCCGTCCGGCGATCCTGCCGCCCCGCTCAAGGCCCTGATTTTCGATTCCTGGTTCGACAACTATCAAGGTGTGATCGTGCTGACGAGAATCGTCGATGGAACGGTGCGGCCCGGCATGAAGATCAAGGTCATGTCGAACGACAGGACCTTCGAGGTCATGGAAGTCGGCCACTTTACGCCGAAGCGGACCAAGAAAAGCGAGTTGTTGACCGGCGAGGTCGGCTATCTCTGTGCCAACATGAAGGAAGTCGCGGACGTCAAGATCGGTGACACGCTCACTGACGCGATTCAGCCGACGTCCGAACCCTTTCCCGGCTATAAAGAAGTGAAGCCACTGGTATTTTGTGGTCTCTACTCGACGGACACCTCGAAATATGAAGACCTCCGGGACGCGCTCCTGAAGCTTCGACTGAACGATTCCTCGTTTGTCTATGAACCGGAAACCTCGCTTGCGTTGGGGTTCGGGTTCCGATGCGGCTTTCTCGGGCTGCTCCACATGGAGATTATTCAGGAACGACTCGAGCGGGAATATGGGTTGACGCTCATCACGACGGCGCCGACCGTGGTGTACCGCGTGACGACGACGAAGGGAGAGATGCTGGAGATCGACAATCCGGCCGAATTGCCGCCCCCAAACAGCATTCAGTCCTTCGAGGAGCCGTTCATTCTCGCCACGGTCATCACACCCGAGCGTTACATGGGCGCCATTCTTCAATTGTGCCAGGAGCGGCGAGGCATCCAACGCAGCATTCACTTCTTGGACCCCACCAGAGTCATGATCAGTTATGAGCTGCCGTTGAACGAGGTGATCCTCGACTTCTACGACAAGCTGAAGTCGCGCACGCAAGGTTACGCGTCGCTCGACTATGAATTGTTGGGATATCGGGAGTCCGACCTCGTGAAGCTCGACATCCTTTTGAACGGAGAAGCGGTTGACGCGTTGTCCTTCATCACGCACCGGGACCGATCCTATCCGCGCGGGCGGCAGTTGGCGGAAAAGATGAAGGAATTGATTCCTCGGCAAATGTTTGAGATCGCCATTCAGGCCGCGATCGGCAACAAGATCATTGCGCGCGAGACGATCGGTGCTATGAAGAAGAACGTGACGGCTAAGTGTTACGGCGGCGACATCACTCGAAAGCGAAAGCTTCTGGAGAAACAAAAGGAAGGGAAGAAGCGGATGAAAGCCGTCGGCAGTGTCGAGGTGCCGCAAGAGGCCTTTCTGGCGATTCTCAAGGTCGGTGACGAATGA
- the pgsA gene encoding CDP-diacylglycerol--glycerol-3-phosphate 3-phosphatidyltransferase, with protein MNRVLEMWRAVGQESLNLPNFITLFRILLIPVFVLLFITPTEDRSLSAAVIFAVAAMTDLLDGYVARRTGQVTRLGKLLDPIADKLLVLSALILLVNVDRVSALVAILVIAREVTVTGIRAIAAGEGMIISAETTGKYKMALQVVAITMLILEGTEVSEWGNLHLAGIVTLYLSLVLGYVSGGRYVLSFWKQVVAKGL; from the coding sequence ATGAATCGTGTCCTCGAAATGTGGAGAGCCGTCGGCCAAGAATCCCTCAACCTGCCGAACTTCATCACTCTGTTCCGCATCCTGCTGATTCCTGTTTTTGTCCTGCTGTTCATCACTCCGACCGAAGACCGCTCTCTGAGCGCGGCGGTGATCTTTGCGGTCGCGGCAATGACCGATTTGCTGGACGGCTATGTGGCACGCCGTACCGGGCAGGTTACAAGGCTGGGCAAGTTGCTCGACCCCATTGCCGACAAGTTGCTCGTGCTCTCCGCCCTCATCCTGCTCGTCAACGTGGATCGTGTCAGCGCGCTCGTGGCCATTTTGGTCATCGCCCGGGAAGTGACGGTGACGGGCATTCGCGCTATCGCGGCCGGCGAGGGGATGATCATCAGTGCGGAGACCACCGGAAAATACAAGATGGCGCTCCAGGTCGTGGCAATCACGATGCTGATCTTGGAGGGCACCGAGGTTTCAGAATGGGGGAACCTCCATCTGGCCGGGATCGTGACGTTGTATCTCTCGCTTGTGCTGGGATACGTTTCGGGCGGTCGGTATGTCCTGAGTTTCTGGAAACAAGTCGTTGCCAAGGGGCTCTAG
- the bioA gene encoding adenosylmethionine--8-amino-7-oxononanoate transaminase: MPKRITTAQLGQWDRTYLWHPFTQMQEWEEEEPLIIERGNGPYLIDRAGRKYLDGTSSIWVNLHGHRHRTLDRALRNQLGRIAHSTLLGLSNTPAILLARELIRLAPTGLRRVFYSDDGSTAVEAALKMAVQYWQQRDPTAGPKHLFLHLKLAYHGDTIGAVSVGNIEAFHSRFKPLLFPTIEAEPPYCYRCPLNLRFPSCRIACLDPIEQIMRTRGHELAGLIIEPLVQAAAGMIVAPSGYLKRIRTLCSQHNVLMIADEVATGFGRTGKLFACQHENVTPDLMAISKGITGGYMPLAATLATEEVYAAFRGKFEEFKTFFHGHSYTGNQLGCAVALANLAVFRKERTLLRLRPKIIAMTRLLESISSLRHVGDVRQQGFMVGVELVRNKPTREPYPVEMRIGHRVAQEARRRGLLLRPLGHIMVLMPPLTTTVPTLRRMVALLRLSIEQVTEIQSAS; this comes from the coding sequence ATGCCGAAACGCATCACCACGGCGCAGTTGGGTCAGTGGGACCGGACCTACCTCTGGCATCCCTTTACCCAGATGCAGGAATGGGAAGAGGAGGAACCGTTGATCATCGAGCGGGGCAACGGCCCCTACCTGATTGACAGAGCGGGTCGTAAGTACCTCGACGGCACGTCCTCAATCTGGGTGAACCTACACGGCCATCGACATCGAACACTCGATCGCGCGCTTCGGAATCAATTGGGCCGAATCGCGCATTCCACGCTGTTGGGTCTCTCGAATACTCCAGCCATTTTGCTGGCCCGTGAGCTGATCCGTCTGGCACCCACAGGGCTGCGGCGCGTGTTCTACTCCGATGACGGTTCCACCGCCGTGGAGGCAGCCCTTAAGATGGCCGTCCAGTACTGGCAGCAGCGCGATCCCACAGCCGGTCCCAAACACCTCTTTCTGCATCTCAAGCTCGCCTACCATGGGGATACGATCGGCGCCGTCAGCGTCGGCAATATCGAAGCGTTCCATTCTCGCTTCAAACCATTGCTCTTCCCGACCATCGAAGCCGAACCACCGTACTGCTACCGTTGCCCGCTGAACCTTCGATTCCCCTCCTGTCGGATCGCCTGCCTGGATCCGATCGAGCAGATCATGCGGACGCGCGGTCATGAGCTCGCGGGATTGATCATCGAACCGCTTGTGCAGGCCGCTGCGGGAATGATTGTGGCACCATCCGGATACTTGAAACGCATCCGCACGCTCTGCAGTCAACATAACGTGCTCATGATTGCCGACGAAGTCGCGACAGGATTCGGGCGGACCGGGAAGTTGTTCGCCTGCCAACACGAGAACGTGACCCCGGATCTGATGGCGATCAGCAAGGGCATCACGGGCGGGTATATGCCCTTAGCCGCCACGCTCGCCACGGAGGAGGTGTACGCGGCCTTCAGGGGGAAATTCGAGGAATTCAAGACCTTCTTTCATGGGCACAGCTACACCGGCAACCAGTTGGGTTGCGCCGTGGCGCTCGCCAATCTTGCCGTCTTCCGAAAGGAACGGACCTTGCTGCGCCTACGACCCAAGATCATCGCGATGACCCGACTCCTTGAATCCATCTCCTCGCTTCGTCACGTCGGAGACGTCCGCCAGCAAGGATTCATGGTCGGCGTCGAGCTGGTACGAAACAAGCCGACCAGAGAACCTTATCCTGTCGAAATGAGAATAGGTCATCGTGTCGCGCAGGAGGCTCGCCGGCGAGGGCTCCTGCTCCGCCCCCTCGGACATATCATGGTCCTCATGCCGCCGTTGACAACAACTGTTCCCACGCTGAGACGGATGGTGGCCCTGCTGCGGCTGTCCATTGAGCAAGTAACCGAGATCCAATCAGCGTCCTAG
- the kdsA gene encoding 3-deoxy-8-phosphooctulonate synthase: MPTLVDIGAFKVGQGQRPFLIAGPCVIENEQLALDTAGRIAEITRALGMPYVFKSSYDKANRTSIHSFRGPGLKKGLAVLAQVKREVGVAVLTDVHTEADATEAGTVVDVLQIPAFLCRQTDLLVAAAKTGKVVNVKKGQFLSPPEMGNAVKKLEECGNNRIVLTERGSSFGYNNLVVDMRSFPILRSFGYPVVFDATHSVQLPGGSGTKSSGQREFVEPLACAAAGAGVDGFFMEVHPDPDQALSDGPNMVPLHQLKTLLERVMRICDATRPAK; the protein is encoded by the coding sequence ATGCCGACGCTTGTGGATATAGGTGCTTTCAAGGTTGGGCAGGGACAACGTCCGTTCTTGATCGCCGGACCCTGCGTGATCGAGAACGAGCAACTGGCGTTGGACACGGCGGGGCGCATCGCCGAAATCACCCGGGCCCTCGGGATGCCGTACGTCTTCAAATCCTCGTACGACAAGGCGAATCGAACCTCGATCCATTCCTTCCGGGGACCGGGGCTCAAGAAGGGGCTGGCGGTGCTCGCACAGGTCAAGCGAGAGGTCGGGGTTGCGGTCTTGACCGACGTCCATACCGAGGCGGACGCGACGGAGGCTGGTACGGTCGTCGATGTGCTGCAGATCCCGGCGTTCCTCTGCCGGCAGACGGACCTGCTGGTCGCCGCCGCCAAGACTGGGAAGGTCGTCAACGTCAAGAAGGGTCAGTTCCTCTCTCCTCCGGAAATGGGCAATGCGGTGAAGAAATTGGAAGAATGCGGCAATAACCGAATCGTGCTCACGGAACGAGGCTCATCGTTCGGGTACAACAATCTGGTCGTCGATATGCGGTCCTTTCCCATTCTGCGCAGCTTCGGGTATCCGGTCGTCTTCGATGCCACGCACAGCGTGCAGCTTCCCGGGGGGAGCGGAACCAAGTCAAGCGGCCAACGGGAATTCGTGGAGCCGCTTGCCTGCGCCGCTGCCGGTGCCGGGGTCGACGGGTTCTTCATGGAAGTACATCCGGATCCTGATCAGGCCCTGTCCGATGGGCCGAACATGGTTCCGCTCCATCAATTGAAGACGCTCCTTGAGCGTGTCATGCGGATATGCGACGCAACAAGACCCGCAAAGTGA